A stretch of Arthrobacter sp. NEB 688 DNA encodes these proteins:
- a CDS encoding MBL fold metallo-hydrolase, protein MSRLNRLAVAAGAASALGALAAAGRGVGAAMGARPDGVRLERMRRSPHYRAGAFHNRRRGTASVPTSQRDVMERYRANAETRRPAGPIPVVSAHREPATEGLHVTWFGHASALVELDGVRLLLDPVWSERCSPSQHVGPRRLHATPVPLEALGRVDAVVISHDHYDHLDMASIQTLAEGTDAVFVVPLGIGAHLDVWGVPGSRVVECDWGEGHDVAGVRVTAVESQHFSGRGLRRDGTLWASWVIAGAGGRVFFSGDTGYFDGYAGIGAEHGPFDVSLMAVGAYDAAWRDIHLDPEEAVRATAELGGGLLLPIHWCTFVLAPHPWAEPVERLLVAAATEGVQVAVPRVGDRVDVSDPPGLDPWWEAAAALAARA, encoded by the coding sequence GTGAGCCGACTCAACAGACTGGCCGTCGCCGCCGGGGCCGCGAGCGCCCTCGGGGCCCTCGCCGCCGCGGGGCGCGGGGTGGGCGCCGCGATGGGCGCCCGACCCGACGGGGTGCGCCTGGAGCGGATGCGGCGCTCGCCGCACTACCGCGCCGGGGCCTTCCACAACCGCCGCCGCGGCACGGCCTCGGTGCCGACGAGCCAGCGCGACGTGATGGAGCGCTACCGCGCCAACGCCGAGACGCGGCGGCCGGCCGGCCCCATCCCCGTCGTCAGCGCCCACCGCGAGCCGGCGACGGAGGGCCTGCACGTCACGTGGTTCGGCCACGCGAGCGCGCTCGTCGAGCTCGACGGCGTGCGGCTGCTCCTGGACCCGGTGTGGAGCGAGCGCTGCTCGCCGAGCCAGCACGTCGGGCCGCGCCGCCTCCACGCGACGCCCGTGCCCCTCGAGGCCCTCGGCCGCGTCGACGCGGTCGTCATCTCGCACGACCACTACGACCACCTCGACATGGCGAGCATCCAGACGCTGGCCGAGGGCACGGACGCGGTGTTCGTCGTCCCGCTCGGCATCGGGGCGCACCTCGACGTGTGGGGCGTGCCGGGCTCGCGCGTCGTCGAGTGCGACTGGGGCGAGGGCCACGACGTCGCCGGCGTGCGGGTGACCGCCGTCGAGTCGCAGCACTTCTCCGGGCGCGGCCTGCGCCGCGACGGCACCCTCTGGGCGTCGTGGGTGATCGCCGGTGCCGGCGGGCGCGTCTTCTTCAGCGGCGACACCGGCTACTTCGACGGCTACGCCGGCATCGGCGCCGAGCACGGGCCGTTCGACGTCTCGCTCATGGCCGTCGGGGCCTACGACGCCGCGTGGCGCGACATCCACCTCGACCCGGAGGAGGCCGTGCGCGCGACCGCCGAGCTCGGCGGGGGCCTGCTGCTGCCCATCCACTGGTGCACCTTCGTCCTCGCGCCCCACCCGTGGGCCGAGCCGGTCGAGCGGCTCCTCGTCGCCGCCGCGACCGAGGGCGTGCAGGTCGCGGTGCCTCGTGTCGGCGACCGCGTCGACGTCTCCGACCCGCCCGGGCTCGACCCGTGGTGGGAGGCCGCGGCCGCGCTGGCCGCGCGCGCCTGA
- the cimA gene encoding citramalate synthase, which translates to MTDLHVYDTTLRDGAQQEGLNLSVADKMAIAAHLDELGVGYIEGGWPGANPKDTEFFARAARDLRLRHATLAAFGATRRAGGRADTDPLVRALLDSQAQVVTLVAKSHTGHVERALRTTLAENLEMVRDTVGFLVGEGRRVFLDAEHFFDGYRTDRDYALEVVRAAMESGAEVAALCDTNGGLLPGEVGGIVDDVVRTTGARVGIHCHNDTGCAVANSMAAVDAGATHVQGTVNGYGERTGNADLLTVVANLQLKQGRELLEPHRLQEATRIAHAIAEVTNVPAYSRQPYVGSSAFAHKAGLHASAIKVDPDLYQHLDPKHVGNDMRMLVSDMAGRASIELKSRELGFDLDAADETDAATLRRVLAAVKEKELRGYTFDAADASFELLLRREVDGGLPAYFETESWRVITDARGDEDALSEATVKVRAAGQRHVETGEGNGPVNALDHALRAALATTYPELADLELIDYKVRILDAAHGTDAVTRVLIETSDGTTSWTTIGVAANILEASWDALVESVTYGLVRAQVAPR; encoded by the coding sequence ATGACCGACCTGCACGTGTACGACACGACCCTGCGTGACGGGGCGCAGCAGGAGGGGCTCAACCTCTCCGTCGCCGACAAGATGGCGATCGCCGCGCACCTCGACGAGCTGGGGGTCGGCTACATCGAGGGCGGCTGGCCGGGGGCGAACCCCAAGGACACCGAGTTCTTCGCGCGGGCCGCCCGCGACCTGCGGCTGCGGCACGCGACCCTCGCCGCCTTCGGCGCGACCCGGCGGGCCGGCGGCCGCGCCGACACCGACCCGCTCGTCCGGGCGCTCCTCGACAGCCAGGCGCAGGTCGTCACGCTCGTCGCGAAGTCGCACACCGGGCACGTCGAGCGCGCCCTGCGCACGACGCTCGCCGAGAACCTCGAGATGGTCCGCGACACCGTCGGCTTCCTCGTGGGGGAGGGGCGTCGGGTCTTCCTCGACGCCGAGCACTTCTTCGACGGCTACCGCACCGACCGCGACTACGCGCTCGAGGTCGTCCGGGCCGCGATGGAGTCCGGCGCCGAGGTGGCGGCCCTGTGCGACACCAACGGCGGGCTGCTGCCGGGCGAGGTCGGCGGCATCGTCGACGACGTCGTCCGCACGACCGGCGCCCGCGTCGGCATCCACTGCCACAACGACACCGGGTGCGCGGTGGCCAACTCGATGGCCGCCGTCGACGCCGGCGCCACCCACGTCCAGGGCACGGTCAACGGCTACGGGGAGCGCACCGGCAACGCCGACCTCCTGACCGTCGTCGCCAACCTCCAGCTCAAGCAGGGCCGCGAGCTCCTCGAGCCGCACCGGCTGCAGGAGGCCACCCGCATCGCGCACGCCATCGCCGAGGTCACCAACGTGCCGGCGTACTCGCGCCAGCCGTACGTCGGCTCGAGCGCGTTCGCGCACAAGGCGGGCCTGCACGCCAGCGCCATCAAGGTCGACCCCGACCTCTACCAGCACCTCGACCCCAAGCACGTGGGCAACGACATGCGGATGCTGGTGTCCGACATGGCCGGCCGCGCCTCCATCGAGCTGAAGTCGCGCGAGCTCGGGTTCGACCTCGACGCCGCCGACGAGACCGACGCCGCGACGCTGCGCCGGGTGCTCGCCGCCGTCAAGGAGAAGGAGCTGCGCGGGTACACCTTCGACGCCGCCGACGCGAGCTTCGAGCTTCTGCTGCGCCGCGAGGTCGACGGCGGCCTCCCGGCCTACTTCGAGACCGAGTCCTGGCGCGTCATCACCGACGCGCGCGGCGACGAGGACGCGCTGTCCGAGGCGACGGTCAAGGTGCGCGCGGCCGGGCAGCGGCACGTCGAGACCGGCGAGGGCAACGGCCCGGTCAACGCGCTCGACCACGCCCTGCGCGCCGCGCTCGCGACCACCTACCCGGAGCTCGCCGACCTCGAGCTCATCGACTACAAGGTGCGCATCCTCGACGCCGCCCACGGCACCGACGCCGTGACGCGGGTGCTCATCGAGACCTCCGACGGCACGACGTCGTGGACGACGATCGGGGTCGCCGCGAACATCCTCGAGGCGAGCTGGGACGCGCTCGTCGAGTCGGTCACCTACGGGCTGGTCCGCGCGCAGGTCGCCCCGCGCTGA
- the ugpC gene encoding sn-glycerol-3-phosphate ABC transporter ATP-binding protein UgpC, with protein sequence MAEIVLDHVVKRYPDGALAVDDLNLEIRDGEFIILVGPSGCGKSTTLNMIAGLEDITQGELRIDGQVVNDKAPKDRDIAMVFQSYALYPHMTVAENMAFPLVLAKVDQKTIDQKVGEAAEMLELTGHLDRKPANLSGGQRQRVAMGRAIVRSPKAFLMDEPLSNLDAKLRVQMRTQVSRIQKALATTTVYVTHDQTEAMTLGDRVVVMRGGIVQQVGSPTELYEHPTNLFVGGFIGSPSMNFLPATIEGDRLQTGLGHLTVPDPVRRAVQESTSRQVLIGLRPEHFEDASLVGDKPGATVTVPVDLVESMGSDVYAYFTVQGEQVTSGDLEDLAKDTGQDMVGEGTTVTARLDAAARVRAGERAELWVDTSKMHVFDVGSGRNLTAGVGEHAAT encoded by the coding sequence ATGGCAGAGATCGTCCTCGACCACGTCGTCAAGCGGTACCCGGACGGGGCCCTCGCCGTCGACGACCTCAACCTCGAGATCCGCGACGGGGAGTTCATCATCCTCGTCGGGCCCTCGGGCTGCGGGAAGTCCACGACCCTCAACATGATCGCCGGCCTGGAGGACATCACCCAGGGCGAGCTGCGGATCGACGGCCAGGTCGTCAACGACAAGGCGCCGAAGGACCGCGACATCGCGATGGTCTTCCAGTCCTACGCGCTCTACCCGCACATGACCGTCGCCGAGAACATGGCCTTCCCCCTGGTCCTCGCGAAGGTCGACCAGAAGACGATCGACCAGAAGGTCGGCGAGGCCGCCGAGATGCTCGAGCTGACCGGACACCTCGACCGCAAGCCGGCCAACCTCTCCGGCGGGCAGCGCCAGCGCGTCGCGATGGGCCGCGCGATCGTCCGCAGCCCCAAGGCCTTCCTCATGGACGAGCCGCTCTCCAACCTCGACGCCAAGCTGCGGGTGCAGATGCGCACGCAGGTCTCGCGCATCCAGAAGGCCCTCGCGACGACGACCGTCTACGTGACGCACGACCAGACCGAGGCGATGACCCTCGGCGACCGGGTCGTCGTCATGCGCGGCGGCATCGTCCAGCAGGTCGGCTCCCCCACCGAGCTCTACGAGCACCCGACCAACCTCTTCGTCGGTGGCTTCATCGGCAGCCCGTCGATGAACTTCCTCCCGGCGACGATCGAGGGCGACCGGCTGCAGACCGGCCTGGGCCACCTCACCGTCCCGGACCCCGTGCGGCGGGCGGTGCAGGAGTCGACGAGCAGGCAGGTGCTCATCGGCCTGCGTCCCGAGCACTTCGAGGACGCCTCGCTCGTCGGCGACAAGCCGGGCGCGACCGTCACGGTGCCGGTCGACCTCGTCGAGTCGATGGGCTCGGACGTCTACGCCTACTTCACCGTCCAGGGCGAGCAGGTGACCTCCGGCGACCTCGAGGACCTCGCGAAGGACACCGGCCAGGACATGGTCGGTGAGGGCACGACGGTGACGGCACGCCTCGACGCCGCCGCGCGCGTACGGGCCGGCGAGCGGGCCGAGCTGTGGGTCGACACCTCGAAGATGCACGTCTTCGACGTCGGCAGCGGCCGCAACCTCACCGCCGGCGTCGGCGAGCACGCCGCCACCTGA
- a CDS encoding carbohydrate ABC transporter permease, which translates to MTAVPITPQRRIGWSVANAIVLVYAFVPIVWIISLSLKGGDTLNDGKFLPLNPDTTAYKDIFQNSDFIRALVNSIGICLIATGIALTLATMAAYAIARLDFPGKRAIVATSLLISMFPQIALVTPLFKIETAIGIFDTWPGLILPYITFALPLGIYTLSAFFREIPWELEKAAQMDGATPYQAFRRVIAPLALPGVFTTAILVFIACWNDFLFAISLTSTNSARTVPAAMSYFTGATTFEKPTAAIAAAAVVITIPIVLFVLFFQRRIVAGLTSGAVKG; encoded by the coding sequence ATGACTGCAGTCCCCATCACCCCCCAGCGGCGCATCGGCTGGAGCGTCGCCAACGCGATCGTCCTCGTCTACGCGTTCGTCCCGATCGTCTGGATCATCTCGCTGTCCCTCAAGGGCGGCGACACCCTCAACGACGGGAAGTTCCTGCCGCTCAACCCGGACACCACCGCCTACAAGGACATCTTCCAGAACAGCGACTTCATCCGGGCGCTGGTCAACTCGATCGGCATCTGCCTCATCGCCACCGGCATCGCGCTGACGCTGGCGACGATGGCGGCCTACGCGATCGCGCGGCTGGACTTCCCCGGCAAGCGGGCCATCGTCGCGACCTCGCTGCTCATCTCGATGTTCCCCCAGATCGCCCTCGTGACACCGCTGTTCAAGATCGAGACGGCGATCGGCATCTTCGACACCTGGCCCGGGCTGATCCTCCCGTACATCACCTTCGCGCTGCCGCTGGGCATCTACACCCTCTCGGCGTTCTTCCGCGAGATCCCGTGGGAGCTCGAGAAGGCCGCCCAGATGGACGGTGCGACGCCCTACCAGGCCTTCCGGCGGGTCATCGCCCCGCTCGCCCTCCCGGGGGTCTTCACGACGGCGATCCTCGTCTTCATCGCCTGCTGGAACGACTTCCTCTTCGCGATCTCGCTCACCTCGACGAACTCGGCGCGCACGGTGCCCGCCGCGATGTCGTACTTCACCGGCGCGACGACCTTCGAGAAGCCCACCGCGGCCATCGCGGCCGCCGCCGTCGTCATCACCATCCCGATCGTCCTGTTCGTCCTGTTCTTCCAGCGGCGGATCGTCGCCGGCCTCACCTCGGGAGCGGTCAAGGGCTGA
- a CDS encoding sugar ABC transporter permease, giving the protein MTTQTPPAVAAPEPDEGLVIARKRASEGRRAEQRLGLLLCAPAVLVMLAVAAYPIAYAIYLSFFKADLRRPDANEFVGLSNYATVLTSPIWWQSFGITMFITVIGAAAELVLGMLLALVMHRTLVGRGLVRTSALVPYAIVTVVAAFSWRFAWTQGIGWLAGDSAPLTDKWPSIWIIILAEVWKTVPFMALLLMAGLALVPEDLLKAASMDGASAWQRFWRVTVPLIKPSILVALLFRTLDAFRVFDNIFVLTGGSNDTSSVSMVAYNNLIRGLNLGIGSTMAVLIFITTAIIAFLFVKLFGAAAPGGSGSR; this is encoded by the coding sequence GTGACCACGCAGACGCCGCCGGCGGTCGCCGCGCCCGAGCCCGACGAGGGGCTGGTCATCGCCCGCAAGCGCGCCAGCGAGGGGCGCCGCGCCGAGCAGCGCCTCGGCCTGCTCCTCTGCGCCCCGGCCGTGCTCGTCATGCTCGCCGTCGCGGCCTACCCGATCGCCTACGCGATCTACCTGTCGTTCTTCAAGGCCGACCTGCGCCGGCCGGACGCCAACGAGTTCGTCGGCCTGTCGAACTACGCGACCGTGCTCACGAGCCCGATCTGGTGGCAGTCCTTCGGCATCACGATGTTCATCACCGTCATCGGCGCCGCGGCCGAGCTGGTCCTCGGGATGCTGCTCGCCCTCGTCATGCACCGCACGCTCGTCGGCCGCGGGCTCGTGCGCACCTCGGCCCTCGTGCCGTACGCCATCGTCACCGTCGTCGCCGCGTTCTCGTGGCGCTTCGCGTGGACGCAGGGCATCGGCTGGCTCGCCGGCGACTCGGCGCCGCTGACCGACAAGTGGCCCTCGATCTGGATCATCATCCTCGCCGAGGTCTGGAAGACGGTGCCGTTCATGGCGCTGCTCCTCATGGCCGGTCTCGCGCTCGTGCCCGAGGACCTCCTCAAGGCGGCGTCGATGGACGGGGCCAGCGCGTGGCAGCGCTTCTGGCGCGTCACGGTGCCGCTCATCAAGCCGTCGATCCTCGTCGCGCTGCTCTTCCGCACGCTCGACGCCTTCCGCGTCTTCGACAACATCTTCGTGCTGACGGGGGGCAGCAACGACACCTCGTCGGTGTCGATGGTGGCCTACAACAACCTGATCCGCGGGCTCAACCTCGGCATCGGGTCGACGATGGCGGTGCTCATCTTCATCACCACCGCGATCATCGCCTTCTTGTTCGTCAAGCTGTTCGGGGCCGCGGCCCCGGGAGGGAGCGGGTCCCGATGA
- a CDS encoding ABC transporter substrate-binding protein: protein MRLRRLTGLGVVAVSVAALAACSDGEGGTPVINVYGSTSDAGWTKILDACNTAAQGRYVIQPNLIPSDADSQREQFVRRLAARDDGMDVLGMDVTWTAEFAEAGWIRELTGEQAKAATDGVLQQPVDTATWKDKLYGIPRTTNVQLLWYRKSLVPDPPTTWQQVLDRAQQLKTEDKPYVIGLTAAQYEGYVVGFNTILSSLGGTLVDEESTKPTVDERTVEALTILKSLATDGLASASLSNSQEPEVFAQMQNGQAAFAMNWPYMLSAMREANPEVADDLGWTKLPQFKEGEPARATLGGMNYAISTYSTHPDLAFDAAMCLRNPEAELNGALDAGNVPVLQEVFDDPKFQEAYPMYEDILAELETAVPRPKTPLYQNISTIVSSTLSPPSQIDPQRTADTLRTEIQDAIDGKGILP, encoded by the coding sequence ATGCGACTGCGACGACTCACGGGGCTGGGGGTGGTCGCGGTCTCGGTGGCGGCGCTCGCCGCCTGCAGCGACGGGGAGGGCGGCACCCCCGTCATCAACGTCTACGGCAGCACCTCGGACGCGGGGTGGACCAAGATCCTCGACGCCTGCAACACCGCCGCCCAGGGTCGCTACGTCATCCAGCCCAACCTCATCCCCAGCGACGCCGACAGCCAGCGCGAGCAGTTCGTCCGCCGGCTCGCGGCCCGCGACGACGGGATGGACGTGCTCGGGATGGACGTCACGTGGACGGCCGAGTTCGCCGAGGCGGGCTGGATCCGCGAGCTGACGGGTGAGCAGGCGAAGGCCGCCACCGACGGCGTGCTCCAGCAGCCGGTCGACACCGCGACGTGGAAGGACAAGCTCTACGGCATCCCGCGGACGACCAACGTCCAGCTGCTCTGGTACCGCAAGTCGCTCGTGCCCGACCCGCCGACGACGTGGCAGCAGGTGCTCGACCGGGCGCAGCAGCTGAAGACGGAGGACAAGCCCTACGTCATCGGCCTCACCGCCGCGCAGTACGAGGGCTACGTCGTGGGCTTCAACACGATCCTCTCCTCGCTCGGCGGCACCCTCGTCGACGAGGAGAGCACGAAGCCGACCGTCGACGAGCGCACGGTCGAGGCGCTGACCATCCTCAAGAGCCTCGCCACCGACGGCCTTGCGAGCGCCTCGCTCTCCAACAGCCAGGAGCCGGAGGTCTTCGCCCAGATGCAGAACGGGCAGGCGGCCTTCGCGATGAACTGGCCGTACATGCTCTCCGCGATGCGCGAGGCGAACCCCGAGGTCGCCGACGACCTCGGGTGGACCAAGCTCCCCCAGTTCAAGGAGGGCGAGCCCGCCCGCGCCACGCTCGGCGGGATGAACTACGCCATCAGCACCTACAGCACGCACCCGGACCTCGCCTTCGACGCGGCGATGTGCCTGCGCAACCCGGAGGCCGAGCTCAACGGCGCCCTCGACGCCGGCAACGTCCCGGTGCTGCAGGAGGTCTTCGACGACCCGAAGTTCCAGGAGGCCTACCCGATGTACGAGGACATCCTCGCCGAGCTCGAGACGGCCGTCCCGCGGCCGAAGACGCCTCTCTACCAGAACATCTCGACGATCGTGTCGTCGACGTTGTCGCCGCCGTCGCAGATCGACCCGCAACGCACGGCCGACACGCTGCGCACCGAGATCCAGGACGCCATCGACGGCAAGGGGATCCTCCCGTGA
- a CDS encoding MFS transporter, whose product MASTEQHLTTAHDGTADPSPEAVRKARKAVVASSIGNALEWFDIIVYSSFAVVISELFFPEVSGFAALMLTFLTFAVSYLIRPLGAAVIGSWADRHGRKRALSMTILTMMVGTGLMAVAPTAAVVGPVAAGLWLLASRLVQGFSAGGEFGTSTTFLVESAPDRRAFYGSWQVATQGAAMFLASAFGFGLTTFLSRDALYTWGWRVPFFVGMLIGPVGWYIRRKMDETADFEHAEKLDSPLASTVSTHLGRLLAAAGAVALASISVYLILYMPTFAVKSLELPTYAGFLGGMIAGLVTLVGTPFVGRLADRVGPARVMTVAAVAGLVVAWPLFQLLVAVPTVAVLTLVQVVFGAVMASYFGPLPGLYHDLFPTNVRTTGMAVGYNLGVLVFGGFAGAIFTLLIDRTGSLSAPAFYFMAVAALSLVTITVCRKRFHLA is encoded by the coding sequence ATGGCCAGCACCGAACAGCACCTCACGACAGCGCACGACGGCACCGCGGACCCGTCTCCCGAAGCCGTCCGCAAGGCCCGCAAGGCGGTCGTCGCGTCCTCGATCGGCAACGCCCTCGAGTGGTTCGACATCATCGTCTACTCGAGCTTCGCCGTGGTCATCAGCGAGCTGTTCTTCCCCGAGGTCTCCGGCTTCGCCGCGCTGATGCTCACCTTCCTCACCTTCGCGGTGTCCTACCTGATCCGCCCGCTCGGGGCCGCGGTCATCGGCAGCTGGGCCGACCGGCACGGCCGCAAGCGCGCCCTCTCGATGACCATCCTCACGATGATGGTCGGGACCGGGCTCATGGCCGTCGCCCCCACGGCAGCGGTCGTCGGACCGGTCGCGGCCGGGCTGTGGCTGCTCGCCTCCCGTCTCGTGCAGGGCTTCTCGGCCGGCGGCGAGTTCGGCACCTCGACGACCTTCCTCGTCGAGTCGGCGCCCGACCGGCGCGCGTTCTACGGCAGCTGGCAGGTCGCGACGCAGGGTGCGGCGATGTTCCTCGCCTCGGCGTTCGGCTTCGGGCTCACGACCTTCCTCTCGCGGGACGCCCTCTACACGTGGGGCTGGCGGGTGCCGTTCTTCGTCGGGATGCTCATCGGCCCGGTCGGCTGGTACATCCGCCGGAAGATGGACGAGACCGCCGACTTCGAGCACGCCGAGAAGCTCGACTCCCCCCTCGCCTCCACGGTCAGCACCCACCTCGGCCGGCTGCTCGCGGCCGCCGGCGCCGTCGCCCTCGCCTCCATCTCGGTCTACCTCATCCTCTACATGCCGACCTTCGCCGTGAAGAGCCTCGAGCTGCCCACGTACGCAGGCTTCCTCGGCGGGATGATCGCCGGGCTCGTGACGCTCGTCGGCACCCCGTTCGTCGGCCGGCTCGCCGACCGCGTCGGCCCGGCCCGCGTCATGACCGTGGCGGCCGTCGCCGGCCTCGTCGTCGCGTGGCCGCTCTTCCAGCTGCTCGTCGCGGTCCCCACGGTCGCGGTGCTCACCCTCGTCCAGGTCGTGTTCGGCGCCGTCATGGCCTCGTACTTCGGCCCCCTGCCGGGCCTCTACCACGACCTCTTCCCGACCAACGTCCGCACCACGGGGATGGCCGTCGGCTACAACCTCGGCGTGCTCGTCTTCGGGGGGTTCGCCGGCGCGATCTTCACGCTCCTCATCGACCGCACGGGCAGCCTGTCGGCCCCCGCGTTCTACTTCATGGCCGTGGCAGCGCTGTCACTCGTCACGATCACCGTGTGCCGCAAGCGCTTCCATCTGGCCTGA
- a CDS encoding HNH endonuclease yields the protein MAAFRASLAVLDVDAASDHERVALVAELERLKAAAAACQARATDALRRSREVAAPQDVGRSVGSEVALARRESPSSGDRHVGLARALVHEMPCLMAALTDGVTSEWAAVEVVRETATLTREDRAEVDRRIADALPRLGARAAGRAAARVAAELDAASVVRRMEAAVRSRRVSVRPAPDGMAYLTVLGPLREVVGAHAALLRRARSVVGGQCEDEAPGGRGVGAVSADTALSLLSGRTHGQVQPVEVQLVMTDRALLGTGDADRGVDEPARVPGHGSVPAPVARAWVRDAGPASVWLRRLYTAPDGRDLVAMDSRRRTFLGGLRRMLVLRDDVCTTPYCDAPIVHADHAHADHAHAGQDGGPTSASNGNGKCLRCNLVKEAPGWSVAVTRGSPHEILTRTPAGHSHRSLAPPLLGWGSETHPPPDADPSPEPVLPPGSVLERQVDWFFTSAA from the coding sequence GTGGCCGCGTTCCGGGCGTCGCTCGCGGTGCTGGACGTAGACGCCGCGAGCGACCACGAGCGGGTCGCGCTCGTCGCCGAGCTCGAGCGGCTCAAGGCCGCGGCGGCGGCCTGCCAGGCCCGGGCGACCGACGCGCTGCGGCGCTCGCGCGAGGTCGCGGCGCCGCAGGACGTGGGCCGCTCGGTCGGCTCGGAGGTCGCGCTCGCGCGCCGGGAGTCCCCGAGCAGCGGCGACCGCCACGTCGGGCTGGCGCGGGCGCTCGTGCACGAGATGCCGTGTCTCATGGCCGCCCTCACGGACGGGGTGACGAGCGAGTGGGCCGCGGTCGAGGTCGTCCGGGAGACCGCGACGCTGACCCGAGAGGACCGCGCCGAGGTGGACCGCCGCATCGCCGATGCCCTGCCCCGCCTGGGCGCACGCGCTGCCGGACGGGCCGCGGCGCGGGTCGCGGCCGAGCTCGACGCCGCGTCCGTCGTCCGCCGGATGGAGGCCGCGGTGCGCAGCCGCCGCGTCAGCGTCCGCCCCGCCCCCGACGGCATGGCCTACCTCACCGTGCTCGGCCCCCTGCGCGAGGTCGTCGGGGCGCATGCCGCCCTCCTGCGCCGGGCCCGCAGCGTCGTCGGAGGCCAGTGCGAGGACGAGGCACCCGGGGGGCGCGGGGTCGGGGCCGTCAGCGCCGACACCGCCCTGAGCCTGCTCTCCGGGCGGACGCACGGGCAGGTCCAGCCCGTCGAGGTCCAGCTCGTCATGACCGACCGCGCCCTCCTGGGCACCGGCGACGCCGACCGCGGGGTCGACGAGCCCGCCCGCGTCCCCGGCCACGGGTCCGTGCCGGCGCCGGTCGCCCGCGCCTGGGTCCGCGACGCCGGGCCGGCCTCGGTGTGGCTGCGCCGGCTCTACACGGCGCCCGACGGGCGCGACCTCGTCGCGATGGACTCCCGCCGGCGCACCTTCCTCGGCGGCCTGCGCCGGATGCTCGTCCTGCGCGACGACGTCTGCACCACCCCGTACTGCGACGCACCCATCGTCCACGCCGACCACGCCCACGCCGACCACGCCCACGCCGGCCAGGACGGCGGACCCACGAGTGCGTCGAACGGCAACGGGAAGTGCCTGCGCTGCAACCTCGTCAAGGAAGCGCCCGGCTGGTCCGTGGCCGTCACCCGCGGGTCACCCCACGAGATCCTCACCCGCACCCCCGCCGGTCACAGCCACCGCTCGCTGGCGCCGCCCCTGCTCGGGTGGGGGAGCGAGACGCACCCGCCCCCCGACGCCGACCCGTCCCCAGAACCCGTGCTGCCGCCCGGCTCCGTCCTCGAGCGACAGGTCGACTGGTTCTTCACCAGCGCTGCGTGA
- a CDS encoding 3-methyladenine DNA glycosylase, producing the protein MTVVLTEVEWRALERDHAERVDAATAGHRERRSDGRVHPVEDFLFRYYNHSPAKLRRWHPGAGVLLEGAAATERAGWRHHEVVGDAVRLDVGSFLASRGATVDFVRGLLSATLSRPPHLGCFGLHEWAMVHRLSADDVRHTGWPLRLGQRGTDEVVERHAVRCSHFDAYRFFTDTAAPLNRLRPTREDQAAQEQPGCLHAGMDVYKWAFKLAPLVPSDLTADAFDLARDIRALDMEASPYDLRELGHEPVRIETPEGRAEYVLRQRAFTERSNALRHRLVEVLEAAESCAPAR; encoded by the coding sequence GTGACCGTCGTGCTGACCGAGGTGGAGTGGCGCGCGCTCGAGCGGGACCACGCCGAGCGCGTCGACGCCGCCACCGCCGGGCACCGGGAGCGCCGCAGCGACGGTCGGGTCCATCCCGTCGAGGACTTCCTCTTCCGCTACTACAACCACTCCCCCGCGAAGCTGCGTCGCTGGCACCCCGGGGCGGGGGTCCTCCTCGAGGGGGCGGCCGCCACGGAGCGCGCCGGGTGGCGCCACCACGAGGTCGTCGGCGACGCGGTGCGGCTCGACGTGGGGTCTTTCCTCGCGTCGCGCGGCGCCACCGTCGACTTCGTCCGCGGCCTGCTGTCGGCCACGCTGTCGCGGCCGCCGCACCTGGGGTGCTTCGGGCTGCACGAGTGGGCGATGGTGCACCGGCTGTCGGCCGACGACGTGCGGCACACCGGGTGGCCGCTGCGCCTGGGTCAGCGCGGGACGGACGAGGTCGTCGAGCGCCACGCGGTCCGCTGCTCGCACTTCGACGCGTACCGCTTCTTCACCGACACCGCGGCCCCGCTCAACCGGCTCCGTCCCACCCGTGAGGACCAGGCGGCGCAGGAGCAGCCGGGCTGCCTCCACGCCGGGATGGACGTCTACAAGTGGGCGTTCAAGCTCGCACCGCTCGTGCCGAGCGACCTGACCGCGGACGCGTTCGACCTGGCGCGCGACATCCGGGCCCTCGACATGGAGGCCTCTCCCTACGACCTGCGCGAGCTCGGCCACGAGCCGGTGCGCATCGAGACGCCCGAGGGTCGGGCCGAGTACGTGCTGCGCCAGCGGGCGTTCACCGAGCGCTCGAACGCCTTGCGGCACAGGCTCGTCGAGGTGCTCGAGGCAGCGGAGTCCTGCGCCCCGGCGCGCTGA